From a single Metopolophium dirhodum isolate CAU chromosome 6, ASM1992520v1, whole genome shotgun sequence genomic region:
- the LOC132946662 gene encoding uncharacterized protein LOC132946662, with translation MEYDVNSDVDTHKLETSISPIKNHEHTIVGRRILDLAYICQQIKEKDNHDPYGCSFKDMVCVNEKKIGLKSSFAFKCNFCLKTYTIDSESSEANMTDINIAAVAGIMNVGGGFSQLQTMTASLEIPPLSQFVYNKSHDIVCKSFNECALKEMEAAAKEEAQLAVSAGDIDTDGTPLISVVADGSWCKRSYRSTYNSLSGAAAIIGYRTKKVLFLGVKNKYCSICIRSGLGSKEVKEHCCTKNWSDKNGSSGMEAAVIVEGFKQSEPMYGIRYQKLIADGDSSVYKKILEARPYKNLTVQKVECRNHLLRNFCNKLRDITTKKQAGQLAHRKLLSRNILRMRKGIVKAIEYRKKENSVIGLRNDILNVVNHVFGDHSSCSKYFCDITDDNNSNDINYMEKIFSTDRVFIDSVMQPIRYLARHTSSLILNVDSNIVESFNAIIAKLIGGKRVNFALKGSYAGRCAIATVTKNSKRPFYSLHKTILKNSPFKKLPSVKMEITRRDNQFRQNNRLTKNKRFKKKLFGVNDSNASYGENSMKPDMNENEYNIEKLEVIESMKKIAAQREVIERQTVNQSSCQNWLDIRRKLLTASNFGSIINRRPDTGCENLIKNLIYTSDVDTIAMEYGRNHENEAKICLENLLSIKIRECGLFIDEFNYFIGATPDGLIDEDGLVEIKCPQSAADLTPEEGIEKKKISCWKKTNNGTTYEIKKNHKWYYQVQGQLNVCQRDYCILAVWTKKGMKYEIIKRDIHFWTTIMLPKLQNFFFNCFLPELVDPRHSRSMPIRNPEYIIRAQEEKKNKRLKLLFNLSREHSDQTSSNTQISVSPVPVDVVPNPALTENCTPAISQAAKVSFSLSQDDVNLAQPLATSMEYDVNSDVDTHKLETSISPIKNHEHTIVGRRILDLAYICQQIKEKDNHDPYGCSFKDMVCVNEKKIGLKSSFAFKCNFCLKTYTIDSESSEANMTDINIAAVAGIMNVGGGFSQLQTMTASLEIPPLSQFVYNKSHDIVCKSFNECALKEMEAAAKEEAQLAVSAGDIDTDGTPLISVVADGSWCKRSYRSTYNSLSGAAAIIGYRTKKVLFLGVKNKYCSICIRSGLGSKEVKEHCCTKNWSDKNGSSGMEAAVIVEGFKQSEPMYGIRYQKLIADGDSSVYKKILEARPYKNLTVQKVECRNHLLRNFCNKLRDITTKKQAGQLAHRKLLSRNILRMRKGIVKAIEYRKKENSVIGLRNDILNVVNHVFGDHSSCSKYFCDITDDNNSNDINYMEKIFSTDRVFIDSVMQPIRYLARHTSSLILNVDSNIVESFNAIIAKLIGGKRVNFALKGSYAGRCAIATVTKNSKRPFYSLHKTILKNSPFKKLPSVKMEITRRDNQFRQNNRLTKNKRFKKKLFGVNDSNASYGENSMKPDMNENEYNIEKLEVIESMKKIAAQREVIERQTVNQSSCQNWLDIRRKLLTASNFGSIINRRPDTGCENLIKNLIYTSDVDTIAMEYGRNHENEAKICLENLLSIKIRECGLFIDEFNYFIGATPDGLIDEDGLVEIKCPQSAADLTPEEGIEKKKISCWKKTNNGTTYEIKKNHKWYYQVQGQLNVCQRDYCILAVWTKKGMKYEIIKRDIHFWTTIMLPKLQNFFFNCFLPELVDPRHSRSMPIRNPEYIIRAQEEKKNKRLKLL, from the exons ATGGAATATGACGTAAATTCTGATGTTGATACGCACAAGCTAGAAACAAGTATTTCACCTATCAAGAATCATGAACACACTATAGTTGGACGACGAATTTTAGATTTAGCTTATATATGTcaacaaattaaagaaaaagaTAATCACGACCCATACGGTTGCTCATTTAAGGACATGGTTTgtgtcaatgaaaaaaaaattggtttaaaatcATCTTTTGcatttaaatgcaatttttgtcTGAAAACATATACAATTGACTCGGAAAGTTCAGAAGCGAATATGACGGATATAAATATTGCTGCAGTAGCTGGTATAATGAATGTGGGTGGAGGATTTAGTCAGCTTCAAACTATGACCGCTTCTTTGGAAATACCTCCCTTAAGTCAGTTTGTGTACAATAAGTCACATGATATAGTTTGCAAATCATTTAATGAATGTGCTCTTAAAGAAATGGAGGCAGCTGCAAAAGAAGAAGCTCAACTAGCCGTAAGTGCCGGAGACATAGATACTGACGGAACTCCCCTTATTTCAGTAGTTGCAGATGGATCCTGGTGCAAACGGTCTTACAGGTCAACTTACAATTCATTATCAGGCGCT gcTGCAATAATTGGGTATAGAacgaaaaaagttttatttttgggagtaaaaaataaatactgttcaATCTGTATTCGTTCTGGTCTTGGTTCAAAAGAAGTTAAAGAACATTGTTGCACTAAAAATTGGTCGGATAAAAATGGATCGTCGGGTATGGAAGCAGCTGTAATAGTTGAAGGTTTTAAACAAAGTGAACCTATGTATGGTATAAGGTATCAAAAATTGATAGCCGATGGAGACTCAAgcgtatacaaaaaaattttagaagCAAGgccttataaaaatttaactgtacaaAAAGTTGAATGCCGTAACCACCTTCTTCGTAATTTTTGTAACAAACTTAGAGATATAACTACGAAAAAACAAGCAGGTCAATTAGCTCATAGAAAATTGTTATCACGTAATATTCTACGAATGCGAAAAGGTATAGTGAAAGCTATtgaatatagaaaaaaagaaaattcagtTATAGGACTcagaaatgatattttaaatgttgtcaatCATGTTTTCGGTGATCATAGTAgttgctcaaaatatttttgtgacatAACCGACGATAATAATTCAAACGATATTAATTACATGGAAAAAATTTTTAGTACAGATAGAGTGTTTATAGATAGCGTAATGCAACCTATTAGGTATCTTGCTAGACATACTTCAAGCTTGATACTGAATGTTGACAGCAATATAGTTGAATCTTTTAATGCCATTATTGCAAAACTTATAGGAGGGAAAAGAGTGAATTTTGCTCTAAAAGGGTCATACGCTGGACGTTGTGCGATTGCTACAGttactaaaaattctaaaagacCTTTTTATTCTTTGCAcaagacaattttaaaaaatagtccCTTTAAAAAATTGCCATCAGTGAAAATGGAAATAACACGACGAGATAATCAATTTCGTCAAAATAATCGCTTGACGAAAAAtaaaaggtttaaaaaaaaattatttggtgtGAATGACTCAAATGCTTCATATGGAGAAAATTCAATGAAACCAGATATGaatgaaaatgaatataatatagaaaaattggAAGTCATTGAGTCCATGAAAAAAATTGCTGCACAAAGAGAGGTAATAGAAAGACAAACTGTTAACCAAAGTTCTTGTCAGAATTGGTTGGACATTAGGCGTAAATTACTTACTGCTTCAAACTTTGGAAGCATAATTAACCGTCGTCCAGACACGGGTTgtgaaaatctaataaaaaatttaatttatactagtGATGTTGATACAATAGCAATGGAGTAtggaagaaatcatgaaaatgaAGCTAAAATTTGTTTAGAAAATttactaagtataaaaataagagAGTGTGGATTGTTCATTGATgagtttaattatttcattggaGCAACTCCAGATGGATTAATTGATGAAGATGGCTTGGTCGAAATAAAATGTCCTCAATCAGCTGCAGATCTGACTCCCGAAgaaggaattgaaaaaaaaaaaattagctgttggaaaaaaactaataatgggaccacttatgaaattaaaaaaaatcataagtgGTATTACCAAGTACAGGGACAGTTAAATGTTTGTCAAAGGGATTATTGTATTCTCGCCGTGTGGACAAAAAAAGGAatgaagtatgaaataattaaaagggACATTCATTTTTGGACTACTATCATGTTGCCGAaacttcaaaatttttttttcaattgcttTTTGCCGGAATTGGTCGACCCGAGGCACTCACGTAGTATGCCAATACGGAATCCAGAGTACATAATTAGAGcacaagaagaaaaaaaaaataaacgtttaaagcttctt tttaatttatccaGAGAGCACAGTGATCAAACttcttcaaatacacaaatttcaGTCTCACCTGTACCTGTTGATGTAGTTCCAAATCCTGCTCTAACTGAAAATTGTACACCTGCTATTTCCCAAGCTGCAAAAGTCTCTTTTTCATTATCTCAAGATGATGTTAACCTAGCCCAACCATTAGCTACGTCTATGGAATATGACGTAAATTCTGATGTTGATACGCACAAGCTAGAAACAAGTATTTCACCTATCAAGAATCATGAACACACTATAGTTGGACGACGAATTTTAGATTTAGCTTATATATGTcaacaaattaaagaaaaagaTAATCACGACCCATACGGTTGCTCATTTAAGGACATGGTTTgtgtcaatgaaaaaaaaattggtttaaaatcATCTTTTGcatttaaatgcaatttttgtcTGAAAACATATACAATTGACTCGGAAAGTTCAGAAGCGAATATGACGGATATAAATATTGCTGCAGTAGCTGGTATAATGAATGTGGGTGGAGGATTTAGTCAGCTTCAAACTATGACCGCTTCTTTGGAAATACCTCCCTTAAGTCAGTTTGTGTACAATAAGTCACATGATATAGTTTGCAAATCATTTAATGAATGTGCTCTTAAAGAAATGGAGGCAGCTGCAAAAGAAGAAGCTCAACTAGCCGTAAGTGCCGGAGACATAGATACTGACGGAACTCCCCTTATTTCAGTAGTTGCAGATGGATCCTGGTGCAAACGGTCTTACAGGTCAACTTACAATTCATTATCAGGCGCT gcTGCAATAATTGGGTATAGAacgaaaaaagttttatttttgggagtaaaaaataaatactgttcaATCTGTATTCGTTCTGGTCTTGGTTCAAAAGAAGTTAAAGAACATTGTTGCACTAAAAATTGGTCGGATAAAAATGGATCGTCGGGTATGGAAGCAGCTGTAATAGTTGAAGGTTTTAAACAAAGTGAACCTATGTATGGTATAAGGTATCAAAAATTGATAGCCGATGGAGACTCAAgcgtatacaaaaaaattttagaagCAAGgccttataaaaatttaactgtacaaAAAGTTGAATGCCGTAACCACCTTCTTCGTAATTTTTGTAACAAACTTAGAGATATAACTACGAAAAAACAAGCAGGTCAATTAGCTCATAGAAAATTGTTATCACGTAATATTCTACGAATGCGAAAAGGTATAGTGAAAGCTATtgaatatagaaaaaaagaaaattcagtTATAGGACTcagaaatgatattttaaatgttgtcaatCATGTTTTCGGTGATCATAGTAgttgctcaaaatatttttgtgacatAACCGACGATAATAATTCAAACGATATTAATTACATGGAAAAAATTTTTAGTACAGATAGAGTGTTTATAGATAGCGTAATGCAACCTATTAGGTATCTTGCTAGACATACTTCAAGCTTGATACTGAATGTTGACAGCAATATAGTTGAATCTTTTAATGCCATTATTGCAAAACTTATAGGAGGGAAAAGAGTGAATTTTGCTCTAAAAGGGTCATACGCTGGACGTTGTGCGATTGCTACAGttactaaaaattctaaaagacCTTTTTATTCTTTGCAcaagacaattttaaaaaatagtccCTTTAAAAAATTGCCATCAGTGAAAATGGAAATAACACGACGAGATAATCAATTTCGTCAAAATAATCGCTTGACGAAAAAtaaaaggtttaaaaaaaaattatttggtgtGAATGACTCAAATGCTTCATATGGAGAAAATTCAATGAAACCAGATATGaatgaaaatgaatataatatagaaaaattggAAGTCATTGAGTCCATGAAAAAAATTGCTGCACAAAGAGAGGTAATAGAAAGACAAACTGTTAACCAAAGTTCTTGTCAGAATTGGTTGGACATTAGGCGTAAATTACTTACTGCTTCAAACTTTGGAAGCATAATTAACCGTCGTCCAGACACGGGTTgtgaaaatctaataaaaaatttaatttatactagtGATGTTGATACAATAGCAATGGAGTAtggaagaaatcatgaaaatgaAGCTAAAATTTGTTTAGAAAATttactaagtataaaaataagagAGTGTGGATTGTTCATTGATgagtttaattatttcattggaGCAACTCCAGATGGATTAATTGATGAAGATGGCTTGGTCGAAATAAAATGTCCTCAATCAGCTGCAGATCTGACTCCCGAAgaaggaattgaaaaaaaaaaaattagctgttggaaaaaaactaataatgggaccacttatgaaattaaaaaaaatcataagtgGTATTACCAAGTACAGGGACAGTTAAATGTTTGTCAAAGGGATTATTGTATTCTCGCCGTGTGGACAAAAAAAGGAatgaagtatgaaataattaaaagggACATTCATTTTTGGACTACTATCATGTTGCCGAaacttcaaaatttttttttcaattgcttTTTGCCGGAATTGGTCGACCCGAGGCACTCACGTAGTATGCCAATACGGAATCCAGAGTACATAATTAGAGcacaagaagaaaaaaaaaataaacgtttaaagcttctttaa